In a genomic window of Chloroflexota bacterium:
- a CDS encoding glycoside hydrolase family 2 protein, producing MNGTWKLQDFDPGAGVSAGAFAPDYDDEPWLPAEVPGDVHTSLTAAGRIEPPFYHMNVEKCQWVERREWWYRTTFIGPDPADTDRQWLVFDGLDTYATIYLNGEEIGSHQNMFVPAPFEVTGKIRPGEPNTLAIRFDPVLDRVGDREVPGQWGGYGPERVWVRKAQCHFSWDWGPRLVSVGLWRGVRLEGYRSARLKDVFFRTEEIGADRARVRITVEADAWDETGELTAVVQLIRDDQCIAAEVPITNGVADVTLDVAHPALWWTHDLGDPALYDLSVSLRSGDETLDTHQERVGIRTIRVDQSPDPEEPGTKFFTFVLNGVPIFAKGANWIPADSFISQVTEERYRELLELAVEGNMNMVRVWGGGLYEKPAFYRLCDELGLLVWQDFMFSCARYPDYDPDFYAEVEREAKLVVRRLRNHPCLALWCGNNENDWIEDMVYWQEPGHDFPGRKIYHELLPRIVGELDPTRLYWPSSPYGGNDHNDEREGDRHNWQVWHGAVYPRRFGEQPKRDFSPAGVSFRHYAEDPARFISEFGMHAAPILETLRRNVPPDELYFGSEGLLYRNKDNPKDKGNNLMLAHTGLPRDLNQYIDFSMIAQAEGLKFGIEHYRRRKPHCSGTLFWQLNDTWPGLSWSVLDYYAFPKAGYFYARRAYAPIMASFKREDDGGYSLWIVNDTLETVTDEITWGIAEFDGTVLRQETTEVTIPANRSQQVARLPADAIPGDPQRTYLFVRSGQGRFPDNREFRVEVKDLVRPQPSLAVGMIQDEETGRITVRIGSDVFAYFVKLIVPIEGTRFSDNYFDIFPGEERLIEIWNAAGRPISPADIEVSSLDSA from the coding sequence CTGAACGGCACCTGGAAGCTGCAAGACTTCGACCCCGGCGCCGGGGTCTCCGCGGGCGCCTTCGCGCCGGACTACGACGACGAACCATGGCTTCCGGCCGAGGTGCCAGGTGACGTCCACACCAGCCTGACGGCGGCTGGCCGCATTGAGCCCCCCTTCTACCACATGAACGTCGAGAAGTGCCAGTGGGTGGAGCGACGCGAGTGGTGGTATCGGACGACCTTCATCGGCCCCGATCCCGCCGACACGGACCGGCAATGGCTGGTCTTCGACGGGCTGGACACCTACGCGACGATTTACCTGAACGGCGAGGAGATCGGCAGCCACCAGAACATGTTCGTCCCCGCGCCCTTCGAGGTCACCGGCAAAATCCGGCCGGGCGAGCCCAACACGCTCGCCATCCGCTTCGATCCCGTCCTCGATCGTGTGGGCGATCGAGAGGTGCCGGGACAATGGGGAGGCTACGGCCCGGAGCGCGTGTGGGTGCGCAAGGCCCAATGCCACTTCTCGTGGGACTGGGGGCCGCGCCTGGTGAGCGTGGGGCTATGGCGAGGCGTCCGCCTGGAGGGATACCGCTCGGCGCGGCTGAAGGACGTCTTCTTCCGCACAGAGGAGATCGGCGCCGACCGAGCGCGCGTGCGGATCACGGTGGAGGCGGACGCATGGGACGAGACGGGCGAGCTCACGGCCGTCGTCCAGTTGATCCGGGACGATCAGTGCATCGCGGCAGAGGTCCCCATCACCAACGGGGTGGCTGACGTCACTCTGGACGTCGCCCATCCGGCGTTGTGGTGGACCCATGACCTGGGCGATCCGGCCCTGTATGACCTCTCCGTCTCCCTGCGGAGCGGTGATGAGACGCTGGACACGCATCAGGAGCGCGTGGGCATCCGCACCATTCGCGTGGACCAGTCGCCCGATCCCGAGGAGCCCGGCACGAAGTTCTTCACCTTCGTGCTGAACGGCGTCCCCATCTTCGCCAAGGGGGCGAACTGGATTCCGGCCGATTCCTTCATCTCCCAGGTGACGGAGGAGCGCTATCGGGAGCTGCTGGAGCTGGCCGTCGAAGGGAACATGAACATGGTGCGGGTGTGGGGTGGCGGACTTTACGAGAAGCCCGCCTTCTACCGCCTGTGCGACGAGCTGGGCCTTCTGGTCTGGCAGGACTTCATGTTCTCCTGCGCCCGCTACCCCGACTACGACCCCGACTTCTACGCCGAGGTCGAACGCGAGGCCAAGCTGGTCGTCCGCCGGCTGCGCAACCACCCCTGTCTGGCGCTGTGGTGCGGCAACAACGAGAACGACTGGATCGAGGACATGGTCTACTGGCAGGAGCCAGGCCACGACTTCCCGGGGCGCAAGATCTACCATGAGCTGTTGCCGCGGATCGTTGGGGAACTGGATCCCACCCGGCTCTACTGGCCGTCCAGCCCCTATGGAGGCAACGACCATAACGACGAGCGTGAGGGGGATCGCCACAACTGGCAGGTATGGCACGGGGCCGTGTACCCGCGGCGCTTCGGCGAGCAGCCGAAGCGGGACTTCTCGCCGGCCGGGGTCTCGTTCCGCCACTATGCGGAGGATCCGGCCCGTTTCATCAGCGAGTTCGGCATGCATGCCGCCCCGATCCTGGAGACGCTGCGCCGCAACGTGCCGCCGGACGAGCTGTACTTCGGCAGCGAAGGGCTGCTCTACCGCAACAAGGACAACCCCAAGGACAAAGGCAACAACTTGATGCTGGCGCACACCGGCCTCCCCAGGGACCTGAACCAGTACATCGACTTCTCGATGATCGCTCAGGCCGAGGGGTTGAAGTTCGGGATCGAGCACTATCGACGCCGCAAGCCCCACTGCTCCGGGACGCTCTTCTGGCAGCTAAACGACACCTGGCCGGGGCTGAGCTGGAGCGTGCTGGACTACTACGCCTTCCCCAAGGCGGGCTACTTCTACGCCCGCCGGGCCTATGCCCCGATCATGGCCTCCTTCAAGCGGGAAGACGACGGCGGCTACAGCCTCTGGATCGTCAACGACACGCTGGAGACGGTGACGGACGAGATCACCTGGGGGATCGCGGAGTTCGACGGGACCGTACTCCGACAGGAGACTACAGAGGTGACGATACCGGCCAACCGGTCACAGCAGGTAGCGCGCCTGCCCGCCGATGCGATCCCCGGCGATCCCCAGCGCACTTACCTGTTCGTGCGCTCGGGCCAGGGGCGCTTCCCGGACAACCGGGAGTTCCGCGTGGAGGTCAAGGATCTGGTCCGCCCGCAGCCGTCGCTCGCCGTGGGGATGATCCAGGACGAGGAGACGGGACGCATCACGGTGCGGATCGGGAGCGACGTGTTCGCCTACTTCGTCAAGCTGATCGTCCCCATCGAGGGGACGCGCTTCAGCGACAACTACTTCGATATCTTCCCCGGAGAGGAGCGCTTGATCGAGATATGGAACGCGGCGGGACGCCCCATCTCCCCGGCGGATATCGAGGTGTCCTCTTTGGATAGCGCATGA